A portion of the Vulpes vulpes isolate BD-2025 chromosome 5, VulVul3, whole genome shotgun sequence genome contains these proteins:
- the LOC112923984 gene encoding olfactory receptor 4S2-like, with amino-acid sequence MENNVTEFIFMGLSQNEKVQQLCFFLFLFFYMILMTGNFLIIMTIQRSPNLNSPMYFFLSFLSFVDICYSSVTAPKLIIDSQAKVKSISFVGCIAQLFFCHLFGCTEIFILTVMAYDRYVAICKPLRYMTIMDRKVCSILVATCWLGGFVHSFIQTILTVQLPFCGPNLIDHYFCDVHPLLKLACTDTKVVGLIVIANSGMISLSCFVILVGSYIVILLSFKTRSSEGRRKALSTCASHIIVVILFFVPCLFIYLRPSTTFTEDKMVAVFYTIITPMLNPLIYTLRNMEVKNAMKRLWMEKLVVRNKRGSGVNLSGIGIASVVPVSKRIAGNKSVIIP; translated from the coding sequence ATGGAAAATAATGTTACTGAGTTTATCTTCATGGGTCTTTCCCAAAATGAGAAAGTGCAACAACTATgcttctttttgttcttattcttttatatgaTACTCATGACTGGAAATTTTCTCATTATAATGACTATTCAAAGGAGTCCAAATCTCAACTCACCCATGTACTTTTTCCTTAGCTTCTTATCGTTTGTGGACATCTGCTATTCCTCTGTTACAGCCCCCAAGCTGATTATTGATTCCCAAGCCAAAGTCAAGAGCATCTCTTTTGTTGGTTGTATAGCCCAGCTCTTTTTCTGCCATCTATTTGGCTGCACAGAGATCTTCATTCTCACAGTGATGGCCTATGACAGGTATGTGGCTATCTGTAAGCCTCTACGCTACATGACCATCATGGACCGGAAGGTCTGCTCCATACTGGTGGCAACCTGTTGGTTAGGAGGGTTTGTGCATTCCTTTATCCAGACCATCCTCACTGTACAACTGCCTTTTTGTGGCCCTAACCTAATTGACCACTACTTCTGTGATGTCCACCCTTTACTGAAGCTGGCTTGCACAGACACAAAAGTTGTGGGACTCATTGTGATAGCAAACAGTGGTATGATTTCACTGAGCTGTTTTGTCATTCTTGTTGGCTCTTACATTGTCATCTTGCTTTCCTTTAAGACCCGTTCATCAGAAGGGAGGCGTAAGGCCCTGTCCACATGTGCTTCTCACATCATAGTGGTGATCTTGTTTTTTGTCCCCTGCCTCTTCATCTACCTAAGGCCTTCCACCACTTTTACTGAGGACAAGATGGTGGCTGTGTTTTATACCATCATCACACCCATGTTAAACCCTCTGATCTATACCCTGAGAAACATGGAAGTGAAAAATGCCATGAAGAGACTGTGGATGGAGAAGTTGGTGGTCAGAAATAAGAGAGGCTCTGGTGTAAACCTCAGTGGGATTGGTATAGCATCAGTTGTACCAGTTTCCAAAAGGATTGCTGGGAACAAGTCAGTAATCATCCCTTAA
- the OR4B1 gene encoding olfactory receptor 4B1, with the protein MESTTNNVTDLIFVGLFQDPEVQRVCFVVFLLMYLATVVGNGLIVLTVNVSKSLHSPMYFFLSYLSLVEITYSSTVVPKFITDLLTKIKTISLEGCVAQIFFFHFFGVTEILLLVVMAYDRYVAICRPLHYMNIMSRQLCHILVAGSWLGGFFHSIIQILITIQLPFCGPNVIDHYFCDLQPLFKLACTDTFVEGVIVLANSGLIALCSFLILVSSYIIILFNLRNHSAEGRRKALSTCASHIMVVLLFFGPAIFLYMRPSSTFTEDKLVAVFYTVVTPMLNPIIYTLRNAEVKNAMRKLWSKKNSGME; encoded by the coding sequence ATGGAATCCACTACAAATAATGTGACTGACTTAATCTTCGTTGGCCTTTTCCAGGATCCAGAGGTTCAGAGAGTGTGTTTTGTGGTATTTCTTCTCATGTACCTGGCCACGGTGGTGGGCAATGGCCTCATTGTCCTGACAGTCAATGTCAGTAAGAGTCTGCAttcccccatgtacttcttccttagCTACCTGTCCCTGGTGGAGATCACGTACTCCTCTACTGTTGTCCCTAAATTCATCACAGACTTACTTACTAAGATTAAAACCATTTCCCTGGAGGGCTGTGTAGCTCAGATATTCTTCTTCCACTTCTTTGGGGTCACTGAGATCCTTTTGCTTGTggtgatggcctatgaccgctatgtggctaTCTGCAGGCCTCTTCATTATATGAATATTATGAGCCGCCAACTGTGTCATATACTGGTGGCTGGCTCCTGGCTTGGCGGCTTTTTTCACTCCATTATACAGATTCTTATCACCATCCAGTTGCCCTTCTGTGGCCCCAATGTGATTGACCACTACTTCTGTGATCTTCAGCCATTATTCAAACTTGCCTGCACTGACACCTTTGTGGAGGGGGTTATTGTGTTGGCCAACAGTGGCTTAATTGCTCTGTGCTCCTTCCTTATCTTGGTGTCTTCCTATATTATCATCCTGTTCAACTTGAGGAACCATTCTGCAGAGGGGAGGCGCAAAGCTCTCTCTACCTGTGCCTCTCACATCATGGTGGTCCTCTTGTTCTTTGGACCTGCCATCTTTCTTTATATGCGACCTTCCTCCACCTTCACTGAGGACAAACTGGTGGCTGTGTTCTACACGGTTGTCACACCCATGCTGAACCCCATCATCTACACACTCAGAAATGCAGAGGTGAAAAATGCCATGAGAAAGTTGTGGAGCAAAAAGAACTCAGGGATGGAATGA